The window CGCCAGTCTTTCAGATCTGGTTTCGAGACCCTTAGGCCCAGCCTGTCCGCAATAACATCTGCAATGCCCGTATCTTCAAGCTCTATCGGTACCCCATAAATGCTGGGGGCGTTTGGAAGAAGCGCAATTGCTTCTTTGCCTACTCCACAGAATAAACTCAGTTTGTTTTTCACGTTCTCTGGAGATGGATTTTCACTGCGCGCTACCAGAATGTCCGGTGCAATACCTAGCCCTCTCAGATCCCGCACAGAGTTCTGCGCAGGCTTAGTCTTGAACTCATTGCTAGCCCCAAGGTACGGCATATAGACCACGTGTACATACAGGCAGTTCTCCTGACCAGCACGTATGCCAAACTCGCGAATAGCTTCTATGAAACTGAGGGATTCGTAGTCTCCAACTGTACCGCCAATCTCTACAATATGCACATCAAAGTCTTCGCCCGCCTTGTCAATATAATCCTGGATAGCGCCGGTTAGGTGAGGAATGATTTGCACGTCCTCGCCCTCGTACTTGCCGGCTCGCTCGTCCTGAATAACCTTTAGCAAGACTTTGCCGCTCATAAGGCTACTCGTCGTCGACAGCTCTTCGTCAATAAATCGTTCGTAGTGCCCTAGGTCTAGGTCAGTTTCTGCGCCGTCTTTTGTTACAAAACATTCCCCATGTTCACGCGGATTTAAAGTACCCGCATCTACATTCAGATACGGGTCGCATTTTTGGAGATTTACACTGAGTCCACGAGCCTTCAGGAGATTGCCGATTGAGGCGGCGGTTATGCCCTTGCCGAGTCCGGAAAGAACACCACCTGTTACAAATACGAACTTAGTCGCTTTTTTTGTCATACCTATAACGACTCCCTGTTTGTTATTTCTTGATACTACCACAAGCGTCTACAAAAGAATACAAATGATGTACAAACTACTTCTAACGCCGTAGAGAATTCAGGGCGGCATCTTTCTGAGGGTCTTTGCCGGCCTTGACGTCATCCGCTGTGCGTTCTACTTTTTGGTCTGGTTCAATACCCTCTTTGTCGATGTTTTTGCCGCCAGGAGTATACCAGCGAGCAATAGTAACTTTTAGCACACCGCCATCGCGCAGATGCTCCAGCTGCTGCACCGAACCTTTGCCAAATGACTTTGTACCCATCAAGGTTGCCGCACCGTTGTCTTTTAGGGCACCAGCCAAGATCTCGCTTGCGCTCGCACTTCCCTCATCGATCAACACCACGGTCGGTACACCCTGAAGCATTGCGTACCCCTTGGACTTGTAGTCGCGAATAGTAACGCCGTCCCGCTTTTCTTGCAATACTGTCTTGCCCTTGGGCAGCCATTGACTGGCCACTTCCACTGAGGCGTCAAGCAGTCCACCAGGATCGCTACGCAGGTCTACAATCACGCCCTTTACATTCTTCTGCTTAAACTCTGTAGCGGCTTGCTGCGCGAGCTCGTCCGTATCATCCGCGAACCGGCTGATCTTCATGTAGCCGATATTTCCTTCTTGCACGCTAAATTCTATGCTTGGAACAGTGATTGTCTGACGGGTGATATCAAAACTCAGCTCTTGGCTATTCTCGCGAATAATCTTTAGCTTTACGTTTGTACCAGCTGGCCCACGTATTTTGTTGACCGCCTCGCTGACACCAATATCATAGGCTGACTCACCATTTATTTCGGCAATAATGTCCTTGGGCTTTAGGCCAGCTTTTTCTGCTGGGTAGCCAGCGATTGGCGCGACAATGACAACGGCGTTCTTGTCCTTGCTCAGTTCTGCACCAATACCACTGAAGTTGCCATTTAGGTCCTCGTCGAATTCCTTTGCTTCTTCGGCATTCAGATATTCGGTGTATTTATCGCCGCTGGCTTTCGCCATTCCCTGCAGAAGGCCGTCCACCAGCTTGTCGGAGTCTAGCTGACCATCAAACTCTTTCCGCAGAACATCATACATTTGTTCCACGCTGCTATAGTCAAGGTCAGCGGGCAATCCCTTGGAGACACTCTTCCGAAACAGTCTGTCACTGCCAAAAGCAATAGTGCCGCTACCGACTCCAATTCCGATATAAAAAGCAACGACAACTATGAGCAAAATTGCCAGTGTTCTCGCAAAGAGCATTTTCTTATTTTTTACATGCTCTATAGTATTCTGTCTCAAAGATCCCCTCCAGATAAATTCACTTTACCTCATTATCTCACAAGTCTAGGAACTTCGGCTGAGAATACCCTTAGACTCTTTTAGAAGTGAATAAAGACGAGGCCATTGGCCGAGATACGAGCCTCTGAATAATAGCCGTCGAGGCCTGCGTTGTACTGGCTAACGTAGATAGTACCATCGCCATAGACGTGCTCGACATACATAGCATGGCCGTAGGTGCCACGGTTGCTAATAGCGACATCACCGGCTCGAGCACTGCTGTCCGCTGGTATACCGGCGTTTCGAGCGTTCTCGTCCCATTGGTTCGCATTGCCAATTCCGCCCCAGTATGGCATGTATCGTCCAGTGCTCCAGACTTTCCAGGCGGTATAACTGACACATTCGCGGTTATACATACCCCAAGAATCTACAATGGAGTCGATCGGTGCAAAGGCCCAGCCGCCGGGATAGCCACCGCCGCCGGGAATACCGGTTGGCACACGTCCGCCAAAGAGACGAGCGTTTTCAACGCCCTGCTGCTTACGTAGCTCTGCAACCTGTGCATTATTGTTCTTAATCTGTGCGTTCAGCTCGGCCTGCTGGCCTTGGTTTAGCCCAAGCAAACGATTTTGCTCGGCCTGCTGAGCAGCTACTTTGGACTGCATGACCTTCTGGTCGCCGATCATCTGCTCTAGGGTTTCGCGCTGGCTCTTCAGCTGCAGTTTGAGTGCGTTTACTTTATCAAGGGTGTCTTTTATCTTGTCTTTGACGCTATTGCGATACTGCTCTTTGTCGACAAACTCGCTCAAATCCTTGCTGGAAGCTAGCATTTCTAGCGTAGTGATGTCGCCTTCTAGATACATCGCCTTGATATTTTCGCCCAATAAGTTCTTTTGTTTGGCTAGCTCTGCCTCGGCAGTAACGATCTGTTTTTGCAGCTCGTCGCTCTTGCGCTGGTTCTCGTTTATCTGAGCTTGCAGGCTGTTGATTTCGCCCTGCATTCGATTAATAACGTCCTGTAGGGTCGCTGCCTCAGCTCCCAGCTGCGCCCGAGACTGTACCCGTGTGGCAGAGTCTTGGCTAAGTGATCTAATCTGTTCGTCGAATCGATCGGCAGTCACTAAAGGTGTCAACAAAAAACTGGCACCAAATACCAGCATACAGACTGCCGCAATAAGACGATGCCTATGACTTATGGTACTAGAACTTATTCTGAGATGAGTTCCGGTATTTTTGATTTTTTGTTTTATCATTGTCAGATTTATCATACCATACCTGGTTAATAATTTCAACCCGCTTATCCTTAGAGAGCCTGGCGCAACACGGATGTGTCAGCGCAAACTTCTACCCTCTTTGTTAGATGTTAATGCATTTCAAAGTACTGTTTTTTATTTCGAAGTCTTGAACTTCAGATAGCGCCGCGTAGCAATAACTGATGAAGCGGCACCGATAAGTATACCAATGCCAAGCTGTAGGGTCAAAATGATCCAGAACCTGTCGGCAAAGTAGTCGCTCGCATACCTGATATCTAATACGCCCAAAGAGCTAGCTTCGAATGCCGACGACGAGATGACAAATATGGAGTTACAAATAACTACAGATATGATTGCCGAGAAAATACCATACAACACGGTCTCTACCACAAATGGGCCACGTATAAACCAAGTGCTAGCACCAAGCAGACGCATAATCTGCAGTTCGTCGCGGCGGTTAAAGATAGCCATGCGTATTGTATTAAAGATAATCAGAATGGACACCACCGTAAAGACAATGATGCTGGCAACACCCGCTTGTCGCAAGAACCGTGTAGCGCTGGATATTTTGTCTATAGCCTCCTTGCGGTCGCCCGAATAAGATGTTTCGTCCGATTGCAGCTCTTTTATATCTGGCTTTTCCAGGTATGTCTTGATGTCTTCTATCTTGTTGGGGTCTCTCGGTTTGACCTGTAGGCTAGCTGGCAGCGGGTTGTCGGTCTGAGAGATTGCTAGTAGCAAATCTATATTCTCTTTGTTGGCCGCCTTGTAGACTTCCAGTGCCTGTTCTTTTGAAACGTAGGTAACTTCACGGACGTTCTGGAAAGCCTTGATGTCACTGATCAGCTTGTTGCGCTGATCGGCCGTAACAGAGTCTTTCAGATATACAGATATGTCTATTTTGTCGGTGATTTGCTGGATGGTATTGCTGAAAGTAGCGTTGGCAATGATCGAAAATAAAATAATAGTCAGCGTAATGACCATGACCGCCATAGCGGCAATAGCAAGTGTGGCATTGCGTACAAAGTTCTGCAAACCGGCCTTGATGATACGGAACTGAGTGAACATCCAGTGGTTCATTTCTACCCTACCCTCACTGTGTCAATCCTTTGTTGTACTCGGCGTTAGCACGGTCGCTGACAATACGACCGTCTTTTATAGTCACCACACGACGCTTGAGTTTGTTCACGATATCTTGGTTGTGGGTGGTCAGCAGCACGGTCGTGCCGTAACGGTTAATCTTTTCCAGGACTTTTATAACGTCCCAGGCGTGCTTGGGGTCGAGGTTGCCAGTAGGCTCGTCTGCAATCAGAATCTTGGGTTGCCGGACAATGGCCCGCGCGATAGCAACACGCTGGCGCTCACCACCCGAAAGTTCGGCTGGCATACGCTGCTCTTTGCCCTTTAAGCCCACAATATCTAGCACTCTGGGTACAGTGTGGTTTATCTCTTTGTTACCAAAGCCTACTATTTCTAGTGCAAAGGCCACGTTCTCGAATACGGTCTTATTTGGCAGTAGCTTGAAGTCCTGAAACACCACGCCAATCTTGCGGCGCAGCAATGGTATGTCTCTGTCTTTGAGCTTGTCGTAATCCAGCCCACCGATGACAATCTTGCCACTGGTTGGTTTTTCTTCTCTGGTCAGGAGCTTGAGAAGTGTAGACTTCCCCGCTCCCGAGGTCCCAATAATAATAACGAACTCTTTAGGCTCGACATGCAGCGAGATACGGTCGAGTGCGGTGTTACTACGGTTATATACCTTGGTTACCCTATCAAGAAGAATCATTTGCTTACACAGTATAACAGACAGAGCTATGGCTTTGTACCTGCTTGTGCTTTTTATATTTTCGTTCTATAATATGTTCGTCGATTTCTCAACCGAGAGTCGTTCCTGAGGTGATCGAAAGGTAGCACCATGGGTGTTTTGTTGTTTTTGGCAATCTTCGCCTTGATGTGGTTCTGCGTCGCGAAGGCCGTCAACGAGCTGGGCGTGTGGGACATTCCCGGTCTCTCCAAGGAGGCGACCACCATCGAAGCCAGCAAGTCAGTGACCCTGAAGTACGCGGCGGGCGCCGTCGCCTGCTTCATCGTGGTCCTCATCATGCTGGCGTAGACACCGCCCGCTCTCGCCACAACCCCGTGTAGTACCCAGAACAACCAGGGTGCCGTCAAGGTAAAGAGGTGGTCTCTTAACCGAACCAGCCCTTTTCGGCACTAAAAAGCCTCAGGATCAGCGATGCATTTGTATATGGACGGTCGGCTAGACCACCCCACTCCCCTCTATACAGGTATATGCATCGCTTTTTCTTTATGAAGATTTAGCACCTAGTTGGTGTTCGAGGTAGGTGTCGATGAACGAGTCTAGCTTACCATCCAGCACTGCGTCCGGATCGCTGGTCTCGTGCCGAGTCCGCAAGTCTTTTACTTGTTTGTACGGGTGCAATACGTAGCTTCGGATCTGGTTACCCCACTCGGCTGACTGGTTAGGACCTTTTAATTCACTCAGCTTTTCGGCGTGTTGCTCCATTTTCAGGTGTGCCAAGCGCGAACGTAAGATTGTCATAGCCGTCTCTTTGTTCTGCAACTGAGAACGTTCGTTTTGGATCACCACTACAATGTTCGTCGGTATGTGAGTAATGCGCACCGCCGAATCAGTGGTGTTAACGCTCTGGCCACCGTGACCACCGCTGCGAAAAACGTCTATTTTTAGCTCTTTCTCATCTATGTGAACATCGTCGGGTCGGTCTATTTCCGGCAGTATTTCCACTTTGGCAAAACTAGTCTGTCGCAAGTTGTCTGCGTTAAAGGGGCTCAGGCGCACCAGACGGTGCACGCCGTGCTCTCCTTTGAGCCGTCCATACACAAAGTCACCGGTGATTTCCAGGGTAGTACTTTTTATACCTGCTTCGTCACCAGCCGACTCATCAATAACTTGGACCCCATAGTCATGCCCCTCGGCCCACCGAACATACATGCGCAGCAACATCTGCGCCCAATCTTGGGCGTCGGTACCGCCTGCCCCGGCATGAATACTCAGCAGTGCATTATTGCCATCAAACACTCCCGAAAATCTAAGCTGCTTTTTCAGTGCGCCAAAAGTACGCCCCGCCTCTTCAAATTGTTTCTGGATATCCGGTGTTAAGCTTTCGTCTTTTAGGTTCAGCAAATCAACCAAGTCATCTACTAGTTGGCGCAGTTCAAGCCATGGCTTGGTACGATTCTCTAACCCAGCAATCTGCTTCATGATATCTTGCGCCTGCGCACTGTCTGCCCAGAAGTCAGGAGTGCTAGCCCTTTCCTGAAGCTTGGCGAGTTCGACAGCTTGTTCAGAGATACGAAGCTTCTGACAGGCAGTACGAATGTCTGCCTGTAATTCTTTGGAGTGCTTTAGTAACTGCTCCATGGCAGAAGCATTACACTTTTACTTTCGGCTGCTGCCACAACGGGCGTACCTGCTGCTGCAGTGTCTGCGCAAAATCTTCGCCGCAACTGCCGAGCGCGCCCATACCCCATACTTTTTCGTCAAACATCTGACGCGAAACCTGTACTATGCGTTCTTTGGTAACAGCTTCTATGCGTTCTGGTATTTTGTAGTAATCGTCTACGGCTTCATCGAAGAAGTAACGCCCGCTGTAACCACCAGCGGTACCCCCAACAGTC is drawn from Verrucomicrobiia bacterium and contains these coding sequences:
- the prfB gene encoding peptide chain release factor 2; translated protein: MEQLLKHSKELQADIRTACQKLRISEQAVELAKLQERASTPDFWADSAQAQDIMKQIAGLENRTKPWLELRQLVDDLVDLLNLKDESLTPDIQKQFEEAGRTFGALKKQLRFSGVFDGNNALLSIHAGAGGTDAQDWAQMLLRMYVRWAEGHDYGVQVIDESAGDEAGIKSTTLEITGDFVYGRLKGEHGVHRLVRLSPFNADNLRQTSFAKVEILPEIDRPDDVHIDEKELKIDVFRSGGHGGQSVNTTDSAVRITHIPTNIVVVIQNERSQLQNKETAMTILRSRLAHLKMEQHAEKLSELKGPNQSAEWGNQIRSYVLHPYKQVKDLRTRHETSDPDAVLDGKLDSFIDTYLEHQLGAKSS
- a CDS encoding CTP synthase, whose translation is MTKKATKFVFVTGGVLSGLGKGITAASIGNLLKARGLSVNLQKCDPYLNVDAGTLNPREHGECFVTKDGAETDLDLGHYERFIDEELSTTSSLMSGKVLLKVIQDERAGKYEGEDVQIIPHLTGAIQDYIDKAGEDFDVHIVEIGGTVGDYESLSFIEAIREFGIRAGQENCLYVHVVYMPYLGASNEFKTKPAQNSVRDLRGLGIAPDILVARSENPSPENVKNKLSLFCGVGKEAIALLPNAPSIYGVPIELEDTGIADVIADRLGLRVSKPDLKDWRDMVKRTTAKFDKHVTVGVVAKYMDNTDTYMSVFEALRSAAWWNDTNIHIKWVDAEALQDSTVDMAAALHDLDGIVVPGGFGIRGLEGKIKAAQYALKSKIPYLGLCLGMQMAVVAAARNAGLHDASSAELDSDSTNLVIHTMAGQEGLENTGGTMRLGNYDCEIKPGSLAAKAYGTTKIVERHRHRYEANNAYRDQYESWGIKPVGINPQNDLVEIIEGVDHPFLMASQFHPEFKSRPNRAHPMFDGFIKATLKKA
- a CDS encoding permease-like cell division protein FtsX; protein product: MNHWMFTQFRIIKAGLQNFVRNATLAIAAMAVMVITLTIILFSIIANATFSNTIQQITDKIDISVYLKDSVTADQRNKLISDIKAFQNVREVTYVSKEQALEVYKAANKENIDLLLAISQTDNPLPASLQVKPRDPNKIEDIKTYLEKPDIKELQSDETSYSGDRKEAIDKISSATRFLRQAGVASIIVFTVVSILIIFNTIRMAIFNRRDELQIMRLLGASTWFIRGPFVVETVLYGIFSAIISVVICNSIFVISSSAFEASSLGVLDIRYASDYFADRFWIILTLQLGIGILIGAASSVIATRRYLKFKTSK
- the ftsE gene encoding cell division ATP-binding protein FtsE, whose amino-acid sequence is MILLDRVTKVYNRSNTALDRISLHVEPKEFVIIIGTSGAGKSTLLKLLTREEKPTSGKIVIGGLDYDKLKDRDIPLLRRKIGVVFQDFKLLPNKTVFENVAFALEIVGFGNKEINHTVPRVLDIVGLKGKEQRMPAELSGGERQRVAIARAIVRQPKILIADEPTGNLDPKHAWDVIKVLEKINRYGTTVLLTTHNQDIVNKLKRRVVTIKDGRIVSDRANAEYNKGLTQ
- a CDS encoding S41 family peptidase, with translation MLFARTLAILLIVVVAFYIGIGVGSGTIAFGSDRLFRKSVSKGLPADLDYSSVEQMYDVLRKEFDGQLDSDKLVDGLLQGMAKASGDKYTEYLNAEEAKEFDEDLNGNFSGIGAELSKDKNAVVIVAPIAGYPAEKAGLKPKDIIAEINGESAYDIGVSEAVNKIRGPAGTNVKLKIIRENSQELSFDITRQTITVPSIEFSVQEGNIGYMKISRFADDTDELAQQAATEFKQKNVKGVIVDLRSDPGGLLDASVEVASQWLPKGKTVLQEKRDGVTIRDYKSKGYAMLQGVPTVVLIDEGSASASEILAGALKDNGAATLMGTKSFGKGSVQQLEHLRDGGVLKVTIARWYTPGGKNIDKEGIEPDQKVERTADDVKAGKDPQKDAALNSLRR
- a CDS encoding CHAP domain-containing protein gives rise to the protein MIKQKIKNTGTHLRISSSTISHRHRLIAAVCMLVFGASFLLTPLVTADRFDEQIRSLSQDSATRVQSRAQLGAEAATLQDVINRMQGEINSLQAQINENQRKSDELQKQIVTAEAELAKQKNLLGENIKAMYLEGDITTLEMLASSKDLSEFVDKEQYRNSVKDKIKDTLDKVNALKLQLKSQRETLEQMIGDQKVMQSKVAAQQAEQNRLLGLNQGQQAELNAQIKNNNAQVAELRKQQGVENARLFGGRVPTGIPGGGGYPGGWAFAPIDSIVDSWGMYNRECVSYTAWKVWSTGRYMPYWGGIGNANQWDENARNAGIPADSSARAGDVAISNRGTYGHAMYVEHVYGDGTIYVSQYNAGLDGYYSEARISANGLVFIHF